One region of Armigeres subalbatus isolate Guangzhou_Male chromosome 3, GZ_Asu_2, whole genome shotgun sequence genomic DNA includes:
- the LOC134222327 gene encoding uncharacterized protein K02A2.6-like codes for MSPPEVLTSESQNQPSGSQSQPSGSQLSGTIDSQDVFRLILQQNQQMAEQNARLMAMMDRLNTQEAQVRAKQISSPEFIIESLASNIREFCYDPDNGMVFDRWYQKYEDLFLKDGENLDDAAKVRLLLRSLSVSVHDKYVNFLLPKHYREYSFADTVSKLKQLFGMRTTLFSKRYQCFQLSKKSEEDFVTYAATVNKRCEDFELNRITADQFKSLIFICGLRSSKEADIRTRLLSKLESDGECKLDTLINECQWLQNLKHDTALIEQKSSISASVCAVNQKKYQSKPSAQAHQSKDSKNSSIPKTPCWQCGGMHFVRECPFANHTCKSCNKVGHKEGYCSCISVKPNTGGKEFKNKKKSTVNGVFEVNQVNSEVRRKFITVIICGVKIKLQFDTASDISIISKETWKNLGSPELKPSKSEAKTTSGKPLHLIGELACSITLGGVIKDGTCFVTTHPSLNLFGLDWIELFKLWSQPLSAICNQVRSMHSPIQFYKTAFPNVFKETLGHCKKTKVKLNLKQEARSVFKPKRPVPFTSVAKVDAELDRLEQLDIITPVDFSQWAAPIVTVRKPNGKIRICADYSTVLNAALEANNYPLPVPDDIFTKLNGCKFFSIIDLSDAYLQVEVDDDSKELLTINTHRGLYRFNRLAPGVKSAPGAFQQLMNGMIADLQGVESFLDDIIVFSKTEMEHHQRLEALFKRLEEYGFHLREEKCSIFQQEIKYLGHIVDKNGLRPNPAKIEAIVKMPAPTDISSLRSFLGAVNFYGKFVKKMHQLRRPLDALLKKDVQFNWSSICQQSFEKIKEVLQSGLLLTHYDPKLEIIIAADASKSGIGAVAMHRFPDGSLKAIAHASRTLTQAEVGYSQIEKEGLALIFAVTKFHRMILGRKFTLQTDHQPLLRMFGSKKGIPLHTANRLQRWALTLLCYDFEIEYVSTTQFGYADMLSRLINHYTKSDEDFIIAAIQFEKDIEVPLDEAVGILPITFKMVLKNTSKCPVLQKVISFIQQGWPSNKSSIEDEKIRQFFPYREALSVVKGCIMMADRLIIPFNFHRRILKRLHRGHPGIERMKSIARSHVFWPKIDNAIEDFVKQCNSCAAQSKSQRKVPLQSWPLTVHPWERIHMDFAGPFFGQYFLVVVDAHSKWPEVKIVQSPTTSSVTEFLDELFSRFGVPTTVVSGNGSQLPRSYLPCSAKQTESSTSKQHRTIHSPMTRRRDSLTR; via the coding sequence ATGTCACCACCGGAAGTTCTAACGTCGGAAAGTCAAAATCAGCCGTCGGGAAGTCAAAGTCAACCGTCGGGAAGTCAATTGTCAGGAACTATCGACAGTCAAGATGTGTTCCGGCTCATTCTCCAGCAAAACCAGCAGATGGCGGAACAAAATGCGCGTCTTATGGCCATGATGGATCGTTTAAACACTCAAGAAGCACAAGTCAGAGCCAAGCAGATAAGCAGTCCCGAATTTATAATCGAGTCTCTAGCGTCCAACATCCGAGAGTTTTGCTACGACCCCGACAATGGCATGGTATTCGACCGGTGGTATCAAAAATATGAAGACCTTTTCCTGAAGGATGGCGAAAATCTGGACGATGCAGCAAAGGTTCGTCTCCTGTTAAGAAGCCTCAGCGTAAGCGTACACGACAAGTACGTGAACTTTCTGTTGCCGAAGCATTATCGTGAGTACTCGTTTGCGGACACCGTTTCCAAGTTGAAGCAGCTGTTTGGAATGAGGACTACCTTATTCAGCAAGCGATATCAATGTTTCCAACTGTCAAAGAAATCTGAGGAGGACTTCGTAACCTACGCAGCGACAGTGAACAAGCGATGTGAGGATTTTGAGTTGAACCGTATCACAGCCGATCAATTCAAATCTCTCATTTTCATATGTGGGCTGCGATCTTCAAAAGAAGCTGACATCAGGACCAGATTACTCTCCAAGCTAGAATCGGATGGCGAATGCAAACTTGATACCCTCATCAACGAATGCCAATGGTTACAGAATTTGAAGCACGATACCGCTCTGATCGAGCAGAAGTCATCGATATCAGCCTCTGTCTGTGCAGTCAATCAGAAGAAGTATCAATCGAAACCATCTGCTCAAGCTCATCAGTCAAAGGACAGCAAGAATTCTAGTATTCCGAAGACACCATGCTGGCAGTGTGGTGGCATGCACTTTGTTCGTGAATGCCCTTTTGCAAATCACACCTGCAAATCCTGTAACAAAGTTGGGCATAAGGAAGGCTACTGCAGCTGCATTTCTGTTAAGCCCAATACCGGAGGCAAggaattcaaaaacaaaaagaaGTCGACCGTCAACGGTGTTTTTGAAGTCAACCAGGTGAACAGCGAAGTCCGGCGAAAGTTCATAACAGTCATCATTTGCGGTGTGAAAATCAAGCTTCAATTCGACACAGCATCGGATATTTCCATCATATCAAAGGAAACTTGGAAAAACCTTGGATCTCCGGAACTGAAGCCATCTAAAAGCGAAGCAAAAACGACATCTGGTAAACCTCTGCATTTAATCGGTGAACTTGCGTGTTCCATCACTCTGGGAGGTGTCATCAAAGACGGCACTTGCTTCGTGACCACTCATCCCAGTCTCAATTTGTTCGGCCTTGACTGGATTGAACTCTTCAAACTATGGTCACAGCCTCTCTCAGCGATCTGCAACCAGGTACGTTCTATGCATAGTCCGATCCAGTTCTACAAGACAGCCTTTCCAAACGTGTTTAAGGAGACTCTCGGACATTGCAAGAAGACAAAAGTAAAGTTGAACCTCAAGCAAGAAGCACGTTCCGTATTCAAACCGAAACGTCCTGTTCCTTTTACATCTGTAGCGAAGGTTGATGCCGAGTTGGATCGCCTGGAGCAGTTGGACATCATCACACCTGTCGATTTTTCCCAATGGGCTGCGCCAATCGTTACTGTAAGGAAGCCTAACGGAAAAATACGCATCTGTGCCGATTATTCGACCGTATTGAACGCTGCATTGGAAGCTAACAACTATCCGTTGCCAGTTCCGGACGACATCTTCACGAAGCTGAACGGATGCAAGTTTTTCAGTATCATCGATCTTTCGGACGCTTACCTTCAAGTTGAAGTGGACGACGATTCAAAAGAACTTCTAACCATCAACACACATAGAGGACTCTATCGTTTCAACAGATTGGCACCTGGTGTGAAGTCTGCCCCCGGCGCTTTTCAGCAGCTCATGAATGGTATGATAGCAGATCTGCAAGGTGTTGAATCTTTCCTGGATGACATCATAGTGTTTAGCAAAACTGAAATGGAGCATCATCAACGTCTGGAAGCTCTTTTCAAACGATTGGAAGAGTACGGATTTCATCTTCGTGAAGAAAAATGTAGTATTTTTCAACAAGAAATCAAATATCTGGGCCACATCGTGGATAAAAACGGTCTACGCCCGAATCCAGCGAAGATTGAAGCAATCGTCAAGATGCCTGCGCCAACCGATATCAGCAGTCTGCGGTCTTTTCTTGGCGCTGTTAATTTTTACGGAAAATTCGTGAAGAAAATGCACCAGCTACGACGCCCTCTCGATGCGCTTCTGAAGAAGGATGTCCAGTTCAATTGGTCTTCAATTTGTCAGCAGTCGTTTGAGAAAATCAAGGAAGTTCTTCAATCTGGTCTACTGCTTACTCATTACGACCCGAAGTTGGAGATCATCATCGCTGCAGACGCATCAAAATCTGGTATCGGAGCAGTGGCTATGCATCGTTTTCCTGATGGCAGCTTGAAAGCAATAGCTCATGCTTCCCGCACACTGACTCAAGCTGAAGTTGGTTACAGTCAAATCGAAAAGGAAGGCCTAGCATTGATTTTTGCAGTTACCAAATTCCATCGAATGATCCTTGGCAGGAAATTCACGCTTCAAACCGACCATCAACCTTTACTGCGAATGTTTGGATCAAAgaaaggaattcctttgcaTACCGCAAACCGCTTGCAACGATGGGCGCTAACTCTATTGTGCTACGACTTCGAGATTGAGTACGTTTCTACAACCCAGTTTGGCTACGCTGATATGCTGTCGCGCCTCATCAACCATTACACGAAATCAGACGAAGACTTCATCATTGCTGCAATTCAGTTTGAAAAAGATATCGAGGTGCCGTTGGACGAAGCAGTCGGTATTCTGCCTATAACATTCAAGATGGTGCTGAAAAATACATCCAAGTGTCCAGTTTTACAGAAGGTGATCAGCTTCATCCAGCAAGGTTGGCCATCAAACAAAAGCAGCATTGAAGATGAGAAAATTCGCCAATTTTTTCCGTACCGAGAAGCTTTATCTGTTGTCAAGGGATGTATCATGATGGCGGATCGATTAATAATACCGTTCAACTTCCATCGCCGCATTCTGAAGCGACTTCATCGTGGTCATCCCGGTATTGAGAGAATGAAGTCTATCGCTCGAAGTCATGTGTTTTGGCCGAAAATAGACAACGCTATTGAAGATTTCGTCAAACAGTGCAACAGTTGTGCAGCTCAATCAAAGTCGCAGAGAAAGGTTCCGCTACAGTCATGGCCCCTGACCGTTCATCCCTGGGAACGAATTCATATGGATTTCGCTGGACCGTTCTTTGGCCAATATTTCCTGGTTGTCGTCGACGCACATTCCAAATGGCCTGAAGTGAAGATCGTTCAATCCCCAACAACATCGAGTGTCACTGAATTTTTGGACgaattattttcacgatttggAGTTCCTACTACTGTGGTATCGGGCAACGGATCGCAGTTACCTCGGAGCTATTTGCCGTGTTCTGCAAAGCAAACGGAATCCAGCACCTCAAAACAGCACCGTACCATCCACAGTCCAATGACCAGGCGGAGAGATTCGTTGACACGTTGA